aaaaatatgtaattccACAgttaatttattcttttttctattAAAAATTTGTATAgtaactttacatttttcaaaactgtGTTGTTGGAAATTGATGATGAATTTTCAAGAGGAGAAGCAGTGGTGGTTCTTGAgagtaagaaaaataaattattgatGAATGTTCTCAAGATTAtgcctttgtctgtttttttttttttctctttttcatttttaaacaggaGAAACATCAAGTTATTTAGTCACTCACTCCCAGATGGCTCCGATCAAATCGTCCCAGGCCATTCTGCTGAAAGGTCAGGGTATCAGTCAGAGTTATCAAAGGGAATCCCCCTCATGTAGTCGCCACTTCCTCTCCTCCGGACACACTCACTCTCTTGTCATCACATCCAGGCCTCAGTCACTTCCCTCCTACACTCAGGCCTCCCacgagaaggagaagaaggatTTCCTGTGGAGTCAAAGGGAAGATACACTCCAAGATATTACTCATCACCCAGCCGCCGACCACGAGATTAAACAGCTGCACACATGGCAggctttattttacacatttagtTGCTTTTGATTTGCAGGCCGCTATGTCCCGAGGTTGGCTGCTACCTTTGATCACAGTGAACAATCTCTCTTTGTGTACTTTGTAAATGCAACATGGACCCATTCAAGTGAAACTCATAGGAAATAGACATCTGAACAAATGGAAACAGTCCAAAAACAACTGAATATGTACACTCATATCATAAAACGCCAGCTACACagactacaaacacacacgcaaacagtAGTTTGGATACCTCACCACATAGAAAAGTGGTTTCTATAAGAGGAATCAGTTGTCAGGGTCTGTGAGGACATCCAAACTCGTCATCCTGCTTTCTTTTCTCCTTCTGTGTCCATTTACTAATGAATCCCATGTTTCTCTTTGTACTCGGTGCGTTCCCATAGCAGCTCTCCCAACCAGGCAACAGCTGGAAGCTGTTAGACAGACATGCCGTGAGAAACTAGCTCCTCTGTGATTTTTTTACTCTCACACTAcacgtctctgtgtgtgtgtgtgtgtgtgtgtgtgtgtggtgtgtgtgtgtgtgtgcgtgtgtgtgcgtgtgtgtgtgtgtgtgtgtgtgctatagGAGTGTTGTATGACCTTGCTTTATACCGTTAATGAAATCCTCCATCCtttaaacacaccacaccctTTACTACTCTGTACTCTATGTACTTTTGGACATCTTTGTGAGGACCAGTGAGTGTTTTAAATCATAAATATGAGGACATTTTTtgcaacattattattgttctTTAAGATAAAGTTGTAGGTCcttagacttggttttagggcaAAGTTAGTTTCTGGGTGAGGTTAAGGTAAAGGTATAGGTGAATGTGCAAATTAAGAATTGAAGAGATCAATGCAAGCTTATCAAAACAGAATTTATTTACACTCAATGCTCATTAGATTAAAACAGTGAATTCCTTTGAAACCAAGTGGTCCAAATGTGTTGTTAAATCAATGCAGCTTAGTGTGCAGCCATCTTCTTTCCATTATGTGTCATTGCCCTGTCCAGCACATATATGGTGTGTAGTCAGCAGACAACTCTTGCTGATGTTTATATTTTGCAACTGATGTGATACAATTTTATCAACTATTATCACACTAAACAGTTTATTTGTGAATGAGACATGCAACACGAAAAAACACTGGCAATGCTGCCCTCTAGTGCTGACCAAGAGCAGCATCTGTGAAAATGGGGATAATTGGAAAACTGTAATGCGGTTTAATGATGTAAGTTAATGAGATTGCTCAGCTGttaaaaacatgcatgtatTTGTTTGATTAAATAGGTCATTGCTGTGTGTGACATACACAAATACTTTAaaatgctgtttatttttttgtaagttTTAACTTTGCCGTTGCACTTTGTTTATGGTGAATTTGAGGTTTTTGGGAATCTCAAAGGAGAAGTGATACTGAGGCATTGTGGCATGATATGATTTCACAATATCTAAAACAATTTTCTCAATCAGGATTGCACAAACTAAATACAAACGATACAGACCCTGATCAACAACAGTAACTGAGTTTACACTGTGCAAGCAGGAGTGTGTCTTTTCAGGTCAGTGAGTGTCACAGACTGAATTCAACTTGTTCCAGTAGAGGCCCGTTGGTTTCATCAGGATCCTGAAGAGCAaagcaactttttgttttattttattagtttatttgtCACGGACCATGCACAGTTTAAGCCCTGCACTAGAGTTAGCTATGAAGCTAATGTACTTCTGTGGTCCCTTGGCAAGGGAGTTAAAAGCACAATACAGACAATTAGACAATACTGTCAAAATAGATACAAAtttaacaacaaacaacatataacaagcattaaataatgtataaaccaGTACCAGACCTTAATAAATCTATGACAATCTAGACTGGAATACTGTGCTTTTGAAATTTGATACTCTGATTTATTTCACTGGAAACGTACTCAGAGAACAACTTCCCACAAAACATTTGATCATTTGTCATCATCATAGCCAATCAACTGACAGAGTTAACTGCATTCCTGAAGGAAAAAGCCTTTTATCAAACTGGAAATGACCAAAGCACCTAAGTTAATGGTACACCAATCTCTCCATACATCCCACCCTACTATATTTACCTGTGAGAGGCGTCTGTAGGTCTGAGTATGTGGATGACTGTAGCGACGCAGTCCTCTCAAAGACAGGAAAAGTATGTAGACTGATGCCAGAAAACACTGTACAGTAAACGCAATGGAGCTCCCCTTTGCAACATATGAACCAACACGCTAGTGGGGAgaatggaaagagagaaagagagtaagGAGGACAATTGACTCGCAGCTCAGAAAGGAGTTATTTCTATACATTCAGTATTTAAAAGTAAgttgaaacacattttacaatGGTTAGAATAGAAATGTGTCGTCCAGGCTTATTGGTGGATgtattgagaaaaacaaacgAATGATCTTCTTACAGTCTCcatgttttaaatgaattacAAAATCACCTGTTGAATTGTGTTGTGTGCGACAGGCTGCGTAGACCTGAGGCTGTTGGCCAGGAGAGCAGAGAAGCCAAATAGTAGACTAAAGAGGTTCAGACCCATCAGAGTGATGATCTGTTCATGAATAATGCAAAATTAGGTGAGGCAGCTGAATGCAAATTGTCAAATTTGACATTATCACATTAAGTATTTACCTTTAATTTATTAGCTTTCCTCTGAACCTCCATTGCCAGACACCCAGCAGccacatactgtaaaaacacCAACAGTTATGACccaatatttctctctctcctctctctctctctctcaatggaAGCAGATGTGAACTCACAAATAGGCCTGACCACACAGGTGTTGTCATGGAGACAGAGCAGTTGTAGCTCACACATGCATGGGTTACTGTGGCTAGTATGCAAGCTAAGGCACTGAGAATCTGCACCACCTGAGGGGAATACATGGCATGAAGTAGGCAGTTTAATAGCTCAAAAAGCTCAAAAAACAATTTGTTAACCAATGGTTTGGATGAGCACAATAAAGTAGCGTCTCACTCCAGTGACTAAAAGTCTGGTATTAACCACAGTCCCAAACCAACGATGAATCCTGCCATTGATTAGCTCCCCATGATTGGTACCCTGGCTCAGTGGGCGAGTTGAGGGTGTCTCCTTAAAAAACACCTGATACAACCCCTCCTGGAACATGTTCTGCGTCATCTGTTGTGGAAGAAAAAAGCAAACTTGTAGGGGAACAAAATGAATGctggaaaacacaaacaaacaaacacacacctttgATTCAGATTTCCCACTTGATTTAGTGCCAACTTACCTTCCACTAAATGTTGAAAAGCTTCCCTCATTTATCCACAGGACCTCATATCAACAGAAAATGTCATGTAGCTTAAAAATGAAACATGTAAACAGATTGTTTTCTCACTGCAGCAATTATTCCTCAGTGTAGCAGCAGATCCAGGGGGTCAAAGATCACTTGCGTTGGATGATAGTGAACGGTTGAAGTCCACCCTTAAGGAAGTGATACAGGGAGATCATTGGCCGTGACTAAAAGAGCTTATCAGCTTGTAGGCAAAGGTTACAGTGACATCAGAGGACTAGTTTCATGTTAGAGACATGCGCATAGATAAAAATAACAGTCATTACATCCTGCACCCTCACGCTCAGGTCTATGTAGTACATCAATCAAAATACACACCAGTTATAAAATACATACACTTCCCCAGGttacaaataaatgtaaaattataatcagaccacagacacacaaataaatgtatattaataATGGTATCACTGCATCAATTTAGGTTTTAACATCTTTTCACATGCTGACATTGTCTGATGTAAGTGCCCTGTAGCTATGAGCGCCAATGCAGTAAGCTACCTGCGATACACAGACTACTTAACGCCATCACTTCAAATATTCTCCACTTTTACATGAATGTAAATCAGCTTTGAGATTTTGAGGCAAGGTGGATTCTGGGggcgtggccttgaccaactcctgctttgctcatttgaaagacatgatttttctctccttcatgggtgggccaaattctctgggcgggcaatgcagagaaaggggaggtaaccttgcccctcacgatctcataaggagcaagattccagattggcccatctgagcattcattttctcaaaaggcagcgcaggatacccaggactcggtttacacctatcgccatttctagccactgggggaccataggcaggcagggggactcatattaatgttaaaatacctcataaagtgaaatttttatgccatgggaccttcaaGTACAACAAAATGGTAAACTGGGAAAAAGAAGGTTATAAAATGTGATGTTGATAAATGAGACCAACACAATAACTTCACCATTGTCATAAGCTAGAACTGGGATTGTTAATTAGCTGTCTTTGATATAGTGTGATTCTCCGCCAATGCTGCTTTTAACTTTGACTAATCCTGTCTTTATCAATCCTCAGCCCCATGGCAAGATAATGCAAGTTCAAGGCTAGATACTGTATGCAGTAACAGTGTCTCACCCACATAGCAATAGGAGATAATAAGCTTACAGTTTTTATGACCTATCAAGAGCAAATTGGAAATAAGATGGGACCAATGATTGAGCCTTGAGGAACTCCACAGACAATGGGTTGATCAAGAAAAGAGTTATCAGTCCTGGCTGCAAATGTTTTGTCTGAGAGATATTGTTCAAATAGTTTAAGTGCAGcagttttttaaaatcccaGGAGTATGACAATAGTACTGGTttcacttttaaattaaaaaaattaaaatctctTAACAGATGCTAAGATATCCACCACATGCCTGCTAAATGTTGTGAACTCCCAACCACTAATGCTGTTTAAACTCACTTCTGCAATTATTGCCCACATTAACTTGAATGAGATGAAAATACATTCATTAAAATTAGCCCTTGTGATTGAAGCTGAGCACAGTACAGAATACATACTTTTATTTGTGCAATGATATTTTGGCATGAAACAAGTGATACCATATACCTGAATAACATTACTTCATCACCGTAAGGTCAGGACacttatttaatatttagtttataaatgttattgtttACCTGCACATTCCAACATGTCAGTGCAATGAACAAGCAAGGAGGAGCGCTATGAAATCTCAGCTAGAAAGCCATAGAAGGCAGAAGAAAGAGGTCATCACTCTGAGGACCTTGGACAGATGGACAGATctataaatacatatagggGTGTGTTGAACCCATTCTGTTTTTCCTGGCAGTGTTTCTGTGTCATCATTGTCCTTGTCTACCCAGCCAGTGTACAGGTCAGCCAACGTGCTGAAACGTGGTCCCCAGAGGGCCAGGCTCTAAAAGTCCTGCTCCTCGTCAGAGTCTCAGAAGTTCATTGAACTCAATGAACCCACCTCCGAGCCAACACCCAATGAATTTGACAGTCTTGTCATTGGCTTGGAGTTGTTGGCGGTGGAATGGGCAGCTATGGACAGTAGGAAACAAATCAGTGCAGAAGACTTCAGGGCGTTTAGCAAGCCGTCTGTGAAGCTGGCTCAGGTTAActcctaaagaaaaaaaagttcccACTGAAACAACTCTGACATAAACAGATGAAGTAGCCTCaagaacatttgtttttgacttTAGCATGACTCAGGGTTTAAGCTTCACAGGAGTGTGATGTAATGTATACTACAGCATGTTTGCAGTTTGTGTCATGATTTCACCTGATTTTCCCTCTCCTTCAGACTACACAGACTGTTGGAAAAACTAACAAGACGCCTGATAGCGCAGATATCTTGCATGAGCTGCATTAAAAACTCCTGCTCTTACCTAGTCCTCTTCACCTCCTCACTCCTCACtactggcctttaataaaaatgtgcctgcctctatgtaaatttaacataagggtatgtatacttatgccccttgcattttaaggaagaacatttatttatttacaatacattattgattcccaaagaaaatttgtgtccttaaaaggttgaatttttcctttttttattattaagaaaTTAAGATCTATTTaccaaagatgatttttttattccccttttgagtcaacttaagcatgggcttGTAAACTTATGACCACTGTATATTATCATaatgatataaatataaatataaaggtGGATTATGCAATAAAGACTGCACTGACTGAAGGAAAACAAGTTGTAGTGAGCCACAAAATCTGCTGACTGAAGAAAGAATTACTCCAAATTTGAACACTCACCTGCAATTGGCACAGCACAAAGAGCACCCTCAAAATCCTTCTCTTCCGTCATCTCTTTTAGTGTAGAAACCCAGCTTTCTTTTGCTGCTTTGTTCCAATGGCAGCTTGCCAAGTCTGTGGCATTTACTAACCTTCAGAGTCCCTCAGTCAGTGTGATTAATGGATCATCTTGTTCTATAAGCTGCCTGTGGCTACAGTAATCATGCTGTGCTCTGCTCCTACTGATGCTGAGTAGTTTGATTCTTATCAGTGAATGGTtggtgaaaaaacaaataagttagAGGTGACCCGAGGCCTTTGTCAAACATGCAGGTGTGTGTTGATGCAGGCCAGTGGTGTGATGCCCCTCAAACAGTAGCAGTGTTTACATAACACTTGAGGATCAGATTGGCTATAGTGGCTCagcggtagagcggttgcctgccaattggacggttggtggttcaatccctggccctacagtcccatgtcgaagtgtccttgggcaggaCACCAAACCcagagttgcccctgatgctgcacatcggagtgtgagtgtttatcttaTGAGCAGGTGGCTCCTTGtgcggcagccttggccactgtgtgtgaatggtgaatgtttcctgtatgatgtaaaagcgctttgagtagtcgttaagactggaaaagcgctatataaatacagcacatttatatttattgtgacaCCCAGCACTACATTTTGAAAACTCTGTTTCCCCACACAGGTTTGGATGTCAGAACTCTCCACATTTTGCAAAATGTAAGTTGTCCACTGTTTTTAATGTCACTTTTTATCCACATCGGATTTAAAACACAAGCAACACAACAAAATCACTTAACAATTGTTTAATATGAAGCCTATGCACTGTTGAGTGGAGTGTCAACTTATATACATCTAACAACACTGAAGACCGTAAATTTACACAACATTAAAACTATGCTTCCCAGCTTACACGCAGCTAAACAGCCAAGTAGTTGGAAAAATAAAGTCATAGAGCAGTGCCTGAATTGGTCTAAACAAAGTGCCAGTACCCTAATTCAGCAGTTGCATGACATGACATCACATACatcttgaacacacacacgcgcgcgcacacacacgcacacacacacagtattgtaAGAGTGGCCCTGTATAGTTGAATATTCAACAATTCGATCTAAGGAGCCTGATTTGACTGCCAATCTTACACTCAAATTGACGCATTGTCTGAAAATATGGTTGTGGAACAAAGGATCATTCCATTCAGCCTATATGGGGTGCTGAATGTCTTATTTTACATAGAATTGCTTGGTTTCTCCAAATAAATCATGATATATAGCCTATTATGGAACAAACTGCCATAGACACTATATATGTGATATCAGTGACATCAGCCTATTAAGGACTAATTAAAGGTAAGGGTACATGTGGACAAAAATTAGAAGCGCGGGACTCAGTAGTGGCCCATTGCCCGCGCTGTTCTAGAGCCAACTGTGCAAgagaaatagaaacaaaaatTTAGACAGGAACAAAAGGAGTGTCAGCATTATTCTGTAGCGTTGGGATTACTGCCAACATTTCCACTTTTGACACGTGACTCaggtgatatatatataaaatgtccACCATGAATAAACTGAGGAACAGTGGGACAGCGGTTCTTTACTTGTACCTGCACTACATAATACAACACTGAAAACTGcccattcatttaaaaatatttgttaaCAGTTACAAATATCTTTAAACCTTTGAATGCAACAGGTTGTAATGATCATCCTTTTTGTCCCAAAATATCCAGAAAATGACAGTCTGGAGGAAATGTTGACTATGACATGAACAGTCtagcaatataaaaaaatacaaaaaaacttctGTTAGCTGTGTCTGGCCAGGTCAGAGTTCAGATACACCACAGTTGCTGTGATATCGTCCCTGTACATTCTAGCTAGGTCCTCTGGCAAAGTGAGCATAGAGGCCAGCCTCTCGTGGCACAGTTCTCCATACTCCCCAGTGCCCAGAGCGTGTCTGATGAGGTGTGTAGCAGCATTGGTATCTAAAGCGGGGGAGGCACGGGCCTGGCGTTTCAGCAAGAGTTCATGCATCTGACCCAATTTCATCTGCCTCTCAGATGGAGAAACGGGAGCCTAGGAAAAAGAAAGCtcagttaaaaaacacttttactgGATAAgcttacaatacaataaatgaaagaaacaaaTTGCAAGGTTTAAGGTGAACGTTGTGTGCTGTGAATCAGCTCCTCGCACAAACCTGTAGGTGAATCCCACTAAGGTGCTCTCCGACAAGTCGTACAGCCTCCTCGTTCCCTAGTTCATCCCACAGCCCGTCAGTGCCGAGGATCAGGAAGCGGTCCTGAGGTCTCAGCTTGTGACAGGTTATGTCGGGTGCCACATCCAGATAGGGTGGAGTTAGGTAGTTAGGTGGAGTGTAGTGGTACAGGTTGAGAGAGTCCAAGTCGACTCCAGGTTCCAGGCAGGCTAAAATGCTCTGCTGCAACTCAAGGCTCCACTTGAATCTTACGTCACCAAACGCACGGAGGGGCATCAGAACCTTGATAGCACAATAAAATCTTAGGATCAGGGACTTCTAAATTGAGAAATCAACTCATTAAACAGTGCCTGTTAAGTGTAAGGTTGGGCAATAAGACCCGGTGCTAATATGGCACCGGTGCCAAAACGACCGGTATTTGCATGCACTTCTCTCTGATGCTCCAAAACAGACATTGCCTGCAACAGAAGCATTGCTGCATGTGACGCTAGTTAACACTACACTGCAGGACAGCAGGTAACGGAAGCCTACCGTTAGCTTAGCTGGATTAAACACGGTTAATATGCTGacagtgtgactgtatttcgcTGTACAGGACGTAACAGTCTGCAGCtgtcggaaaaacaacacagacggtaTGCTTACTTATAATCCTTGTGGTGCATTAAACATTTATTGTAAATACCCTTTTTCCAtctggtggttgtttttgtcatttaacagcAACTTACTGGtaaaataagttattgttatgacattattaataaataatttaattttgaccatGTGGCTTTAGCAATAAATAAGCCATTCTTCAATGTCGTTGACTGTCATTCTgtgcttatttttaaaaataaaacatttttttagtagTATTAGTTCAGGCACGGACATTGTTTCAAAAGTATCAATTTAGCACCGgtattgggggaaaaaaataaaacaatacccaaccctagttAATTGATTTGCATTAAAGAACTCTCACCCCGAGCAGTCGGTCATCTGTGaccactgtgtctctctctgaggGCGGGTGCTGGGCCTTGATCCGCTCCATCTCAGCATGGTTCTGTGAGTTGTGGTCTTGGGAAAGGGGCAAAGCGCTCCATGAACCGTCCTCCTTCAGTACCCCCAAAACTGCTCGGCAGTCACCGGAATTCGCCACGTGGATCCTGTCTGTGCCAACGTGAGCCACACAGGCAGTGCAACCAGCAAATGCAACCTGGACAGGTGATGGGTATCAACATTGTGTGTGGCTGTGAATTCACAGAAGCAGCAAAGAAAGGTTCATGTTGGTACCTGGATGGCTGTGCTTCTCATCAGATCATTGGAAAAGGGAACTTGAGCCTCCAAGGAGATGTCAGCGTCGAGCCGTTTAAAAGAACAATCCAGAGCATCCAGAGGACtagaaaggaggtggaggaaaTCATAGAGGGATACAGGAAAAATAAGTGCTGATCATAAATATGTCTAAGCACATAAATTTACAGTATATGACAATAAAATGTAGATATAGTGTTAGAATCATTCAAATATCAACAGACCACAAGCTAGGTTAACTGTATTCACTATTATGGTGTACCAAACAAAAACCCTGATAGTAAAAATAGACTATATAAAAGAATATACATGACAGGTATGCTAATCTTAAGCGTTtaaggggtggcagtagctcagtccgtagggaaccggagggtctctggttcaagtccccatatagacaaaagta
This genomic stretch from Etheostoma spectabile isolate EspeVRDwgs_2016 chromosome 8, UIUC_Espe_1.0, whole genome shotgun sequence harbors:
- the tmem253 gene encoding transmembrane protein 253, whose translation is MTQNMFQEGLYQVFFKETPSTRPLSQGTNHGELINGRIHRWFGTVVNTRLLVTGVVQILSALACILATVTHACVSYNCSVSMTTPVWSGLFYVAAGCLAMEVQRKANKLKIITLMGLNLFSLLFGFSALLANSLRSTQPVAHNTIQQRVGSYVAKGSSIAFTVQCFLASVYILFLSLRGLRRYSHPHTQTYRRLSQDPDETNGPLLEQVEFSL
- the pdp2 gene encoding pyruvate dehydrogenase [acetyl-transferring]-phosphatase 2, mitochondrial gives rise to the protein MSGRVCASILQRASSYTSTLSCTAPFQYTHSVGFPSSQPPAARQCHFSSWGNGTSRSGSCFTSDESGSRSQSGRHLSTHQNLDFQLSQVQINSILRSNEQTVSVPEFDGRVLSAVKKFESNQLAANTPNEDRRSAATCLQSKGMLFGVFDGHGGWACAQAVSERLLYYTAVAMMSEQILEELEKCMEHGRAVPPILQWYKHHTDFNCRESASLYIDHLRVFWQELLDSEEHGEGMGPLDALDCSFKRLDADISLEAQVPFSNDLMRSTAIQVAFAGCTACVAHVGTDRIHVANSGDCRAVLGVLKEDGSWSALPLSQDHNSQNHAEMERIKAQHPPSERDTVVTDDRLLGVLMPLRAFGDVRFKWSLELQQSILACLEPGVDLDSLNLYHYTPPNYLTPPYLDVAPDITCHKLRPQDRFLILGTDGLWDELGNEEAVRLVGEHLSGIHLQAPVSPSERQMKLGQMHELLLKRQARASPALDTNAATHLIRHALGTGEYGELCHERLASMLTLPEDLARMYRDDITATVVYLNSDLARHS